In Campylobacter sp. VBCF_01 NA2, one DNA window encodes the following:
- a CDS encoding MmcQ/YjbR family DNA-binding protein has protein sequence MEAEALIQEIWRRYRAKPEYLWKSAPGFCVFRHEKNKKWFAVLMKGVSVKTLGVELGAFVGEKTLDILNLKIEPNLGEILRDGKSVIEAYHMNKKHWISVVFGVCDEATTYDLIEESYKLTKK, from the coding sequence GTGGAAGCAGAAGCACTAATCCAAGAAATCTGGCGCAGGTATCGCGCAAAGCCTGAGTATTTGTGGAAAAGTGCGCCGGGCTTTTGCGTTTTTCGCCACGAAAAAAACAAAAAATGGTTTGCCGTGCTGATGAAGGGCGTGAGCGTAAAAACTCTGGGCGTCGAACTCGGTGCGTTTGTGGGCGAGAAAACGCTTGATATTTTAAATTTGAAAATCGAGCCGAATTTGGGCGAAATTTTGCGCGACGGCAAGAGTGTCATAGAGGCGTATCACATGAACAAAAAGCATTGGATTAGCGTAGTATTTGGTGTTTGCGACGAGGCGACGACATACGATTTAATCGAAGAAAGTTATAAACTTACAAAGAAGTAA
- a CDS encoding FtsK/SpoIIIE family DNA translocase: MLFFGFATIAPDSALVGSAGNAIRSVNLGLFGYFSYIYPLFLLGLVYIAYRYFRGFDFRFFEFCIGVILLFFTVLFVQSSIIGDSGGIIGSVVINQLRQFVGSVGIWIFNLTLFVLSLVLIFEDKLTNIIKNSFIKEQTSEAKSEISREQTRQRATRAQTELKPKPLKKDRAEFSEKQESKIEKFLTEQSDDLEGENLDLNLEKEPNLQNEISEPNSKKSNSKKPSSLKKVEHLSEVAENKKLLDELEKGKIDKPQNFALPPLDFLENPPKKQNMVDDSEIDQKIFDLLDKLRKFKIDGDVICTYSGPVVTTFEFRPAAHIKVSKILTLQDDLAMALRAETIRIQAPIPGKDVVGIEIPNKKAQTIYLREIFESEVFKTASSPLTMALGKDIVGQPFVTDLKKLPHLLIAGGTGSGKSVGVNALILSLLYRNSPKTLRLIMVDPKMVEFRLYEDIPHLLTPIITEPKKAITALGNVVAEMEHRYHIMADNRVKNIESYNAKISKENGEILPYIVVVIDEFADLIMTGGKEVETNIVLLAQKARACGIHLIIATQRPSKEIVTGQIKTNMPSRISFKVRSYTDSRIILDQMGSESLIGKGDMLFMPPSGSTTIRLHAPFSTEDEINAIAEYLRSQESVVYDERFLAENDSQKEGTGMMDPQNMELDELFEEAKNIVLTEGKTSGSYLQRRLKIGYNRAARIIEQLEQMGILSEVNTKG, translated from the coding sequence ATTTTGTTTTTTGGATTTGCTACGATTGCGCCTGACTCGGCTCTTGTCGGCAGTGCTGGCAATGCGATTCGCTCGGTAAATTTGGGGCTTTTTGGTTATTTTTCATATATTTATCCGTTATTTTTACTAGGGCTTGTATATATCGCGTATCGCTATTTTAGGGGATTTGATTTTAGATTTTTTGAATTTTGCATAGGCGTGATTTTGCTATTTTTCACCGTGCTTTTTGTGCAATCAAGCATTATCGGCGATAGTGGCGGAATCATCGGTAGCGTGGTCATAAATCAGCTAAGGCAGTTTGTGGGAAGCGTGGGGATTTGGATTTTTAATCTAACGCTTTTTGTCCTTTCGCTGGTGCTGATTTTCGAGGATAAGCTTACAAATATTATCAAAAATTCTTTTATCAAAGAGCAAACTAGCGAGGCAAAAAGTGAAATTTCGCGCGAACAAACCCGCCAAAGAGCCACAAGGGCGCAAACCGAGCTAAAACCAAAACCGCTTAAAAAAGACAGAGCCGAATTTAGCGAAAAGCAAGAGAGCAAAATCGAAAAATTTCTAACCGAGCAAAGCGATGATTTGGAGGGTGAAAATTTAGATTTAAATTTAGAAAAAGAGCCAAATTTGCAAAATGAAATTTCAGAGCCAAATTCTAAAAAGTCAAATTCCAAAAAACCATCTTCGCTAAAAAAAGTCGAGCATTTAAGCGAGGTTGCCGAAAACAAAAAACTTCTTGATGAGCTAGAAAAGGGCAAAATAGACAAACCGCAAAATTTCGCCCTTCCGCCACTTGATTTTTTGGAAAATCCGCCCAAAAAACAAAATATGGTCGATGATAGCGAAATAGATCAAAAAATCTTTGATTTGCTCGATAAACTTCGCAAATTTAAAATCGACGGCGATGTCATTTGCACATACTCAGGCCCCGTGGTTACGACATTTGAGTTTCGCCCAGCAGCGCACATTAAGGTTAGTAAAATCCTAACCCTCCAAGATGATTTGGCTATGGCATTGCGCGCGGAGACGATCCGTATCCAAGCCCCGATTCCTGGCAAAGATGTCGTAGGTATCGAAATTCCAAATAAAAAGGCCCAGACAATCTATTTGCGCGAAATTTTTGAAAGTGAGGTTTTTAAAACAGCTTCTAGTCCGCTTACAATGGCGCTTGGTAAGGATATCGTGGGTCAGCCTTTTGTCACGGATCTAAAAAAACTCCCACACTTACTCATCGCAGGTGGGACAGGAAGTGGTAAAAGTGTCGGTGTAAATGCCCTTATTTTAAGCCTTTTGTATAGAAATTCGCCAAAAACACTGCGCCTAATAATGGTCGATCCAAAAATGGTTGAATTTAGACTTTATGAGGATATCCCACACCTACTAACGCCGATTATTACCGAGCCCAAAAAAGCTATAACCGCCCTTGGAAATGTCGTGGCTGAAATGGAGCATAGATATCACATAATGGCTGATAATAGGGTCAAAAATATCGAAAGTTATAATGCCAAAATTTCAAAAGAAAATGGCGAAATTTTGCCTTATATTGTGGTTGTGATAGATGAATTTGCCGACCTTATTATGACGGGTGGAAAAGAGGTCGAAACCAACATAGTGCTTTTAGCTCAAAAGGCAAGAGCATGCGGAATCCACCTAATCATAGCAACTCAACGCCCAAGCAAAGAGATTGTAACAGGCCAAATCAAAACAAATATGCCAAGTCGTATTAGCTTTAAGGTTCGCTCATATACAGATAGTCGCATAATCCTAGATCAAATGGGATCTGAAAGCCTGATAGGGAAAGGCGATATGCTCTTTATGCCGCCAAGTGGAAGCACTACGATTCGCTTGCATGCGCCATTTAGCACAGAAGATGAGATAAATGCCATAGCTGAGTATTTGCGTTCGCAAGAAAGCGTGGTTTATGATGAGAGATTTTTGGCCGAAAATGATAGTCAAAAAGAGGGCACAGGTATGATGGATCCGCAAAATATGGAGCTTGACGAGCTGTTTGAAGAGGCGAAAAACATCGTTCTAACCGAGGGTAAAACATCTGGTAGCTATCTGCAACGCCGTCTTAAAATCGGCTACAACCGCGCCGCTAGAATCATCGAGCAGTTAGAGCAAATGGGAATTTTAAGCGAAGTTAATACCAAAGGGTGA
- a CDS encoding SLAC1 anion channel family protein, whose protein sequence is MNLKNENISKLSNFPIMFFAVTMGLGGLSIAYRAISEAYGAPHFIFEILRFFALGVFALISAFYTAKIIKFPRAVQAEFTHPIKLSFFATFSISLLLLAIAFNDISALHSAFYGVAMIFHAFLTLYIISFWIQKNMLITHSNPAWFIPIVGNLIVVIAATEKGEYLWYFFSIGIFFWIVLFSIVFYRIIFHDQLAQKFVPTLFIMIAPPSVAFLGYINIGGEFDMLAKILINLVLFFTLLIFFMAKSFFGLKFFLSWWAFTFPTAAGCIAFMKAYFLSAEVWFARLGLGMFALLCVLIAVVGYHTIKGLINGEICVQE, encoded by the coding sequence ATGAATCTAAAAAACGAAAATATCTCCAAACTCTCAAATTTCCCGATTATGTTTTTTGCCGTAACAATGGGGCTTGGCGGGCTTAGTATCGCTTATCGCGCCATTAGCGAGGCGTATGGTGCGCCACATTTTATATTTGAAATTTTGCGATTTTTCGCCCTTGGTGTGTTTGCGCTAATTTCGGCGTTTTACACGGCAAAAATCATCAAATTTCCGCGCGCTGTGCAGGCAGAATTTACCCACCCAATCAAGCTAAGTTTTTTTGCCACATTTTCGATTAGCCTGCTTTTACTAGCCATCGCGTTTAACGATATTAGCGCACTTCATAGCGCATTTTACGGCGTGGCGATGATATTTCATGCGTTTTTGACGCTTTATATCATTTCGTTTTGGATACAAAAAAACATGCTCATCACCCACTCAAATCCAGCGTGGTTTATCCCGATCGTGGGCAATCTCATCGTAGTAATCGCCGCGACCGAAAAGGGCGAATATCTGTGGTATTTTTTTAGCATTGGGATTTTCTTTTGGATTGTGCTTTTTAGCATTGTTTTTTACCGCATTATTTTTCACGACCAACTCGCACAAAAATTCGTCCCAACGCTTTTTATAATGATTGCGCCCCCGTCTGTGGCGTTTCTGGGCTATATCAACATCGGTGGCGAGTTTGATATGCTCGCTAAAATTTTGATAAATTTGGTGCTATTTTTCACACTTTTGATATTTTTCATGGCAAAAAGCTTTTTCGGGCTTAAATTTTTCCTATCATGGTGGGCTTTCACTTTCCCGACAGCGGCTGGGTGCATTGCCTTTATGAAGGCGTATTTTTTAAGCGCAGAAGTGTGGTTTGCGCGCCTTGGGCTTGGTATGTTCGCGCTTTTGTGTGTTTTGATAGCAGTCGTGGGATACCACACTATAAAAGGGCTAATCAACGGCGAAATCTGCGTGCAGGAGTGA
- the murG gene encoding undecaprenyldiphospho-muramoylpentapeptide beta-N-acetylglucosaminyltransferase: MIAISGGGTGGHLSIAKSLGTELKNRGIGVIFIGSTNGQDRAWFENSEIFERAYFLESSGVVNKKGFSKISSLMNILKLSLKCRKIFKENGVKAVISVGGYSSAPASFASLFFFKPLFIHEQNAILGRLNDLLEPFCKKIYSPYSREKFELPTACGCVTKFTQDNTQCISDKFDYPVSDIFFEKSRIRSEVKTIIFLGGSQGASFINTLASNLAPRLVKMGYEIIHQCGEKEFEKYSEFYKNANLNVELVGFSKNLVDLISKADLCVGRSGASTLWELVANGLPAIFVPFPHAAGDHQFYNAKFLQDLNLCKIVRQNEASEDKILDLIQNFDAPSASRGLVNFSSKNGAKSIIDDILSQI, translated from the coding sequence ATGATAGCAATCAGTGGCGGTGGCACAGGCGGGCATTTAAGTATCGCAAAAAGTTTAGGCACTGAGCTTAAAAATCGCGGAATAGGGGTGATTTTTATCGGTTCGACCAACGGCCAAGACAGAGCGTGGTTCGAAAATAGCGAAATTTTCGAGCGGGCGTATTTTTTAGAAAGCTCTGGCGTGGTAAATAAAAAAGGATTTAGTAAAATTTCATCGCTGATGAATATTTTAAAACTATCTTTGAAATGTCGTAAAATTTTCAAAGAAAACGGCGTAAAGGCCGTAATCAGCGTGGGCGGATACAGCTCGGCTCCGGCTTCGTTTGCTTCTTTATTTTTTTTCAAGCCACTTTTTATCCACGAGCAAAACGCCATTTTAGGGCGGTTAAACGACCTTTTAGAGCCGTTTTGCAAGAAAATTTACAGCCCATATTCTAGGGAAAAATTCGAGCTTCCCACAGCTTGTGGTTGCGTGACGAAATTTACTCAGGATAATACCCAGTGCATAAGCGATAAATTCGACTATCCAGTAAGTGACATTTTTTTTGAAAAATCTAGAATTCGAAGCGAAGTAAAAACGATAATTTTCTTAGGAGGTTCGCAAGGGGCGAGTTTTATCAATACTCTTGCTTCAAATTTAGCGCCAAGGCTCGTTAAAATGGGCTATGAGATTATTCATCAATGTGGCGAAAAAGAGTTTGAAAAATACAGCGAATTTTACAAAAACGCGAATTTAAATGTCGAGCTTGTGGGATTTAGCAAAAATTTGGTCGATTTGATCTCAAAGGCCGATTTGTGCGTAGGCAGAAGTGGGGCTAGCACTCTGTGGGAGCTCGTGGCAAACGGACTTCCTGCGATTTTCGTGCCGTTTCCGCACGCAGCAGGAGATCATCAATTCTACAATGCAAAATTTTTGCAAGATCTAAATTTATGCAAAATCGTGCGCCAAAATGAGGCTAGCGAGGATAAAATTTTGGATTTAATCCAAAATTTCGACGCTCCAAGTGCAAGTAGGGGGCTAGTAAATTTCAGCTCCAAAAACGGCGCAAAATCCATAATCGACGATATTCTAAGCCAAATTTAA
- a CDS encoding pyridoxamine 5'-phosphate oxidase family protein, whose amino-acid sequence MRRKDRELSNEEAYKIIDDCEYAIISCVRDNGEIFSIPLSIARENDSIFIHGAPEGSKAELFTQGRKVSIVCVSYNQVPVLSDAEFEAIKDNTSMLGKKAFTTEYTSAIARAKAYEVGDEPTMKKAMKLLCEKYCKEYMSAFETAINGQFHRMKIYEFKIQSVSAKAKKIK is encoded by the coding sequence ATGCGTAGAAAAGACAGAGAACTTTCAAATGAGGAAGCTTACAAAATCATTGATGATTGCGAATATGCCATAATTTCGTGCGTGAGAGATAATGGCGAGATTTTTTCGATTCCGCTTTCGATTGCTAGGGAAAATGATAGTATCTTTATCCACGGCGCACCCGAGGGGAGCAAGGCGGAGCTTTTTACGCAGGGCAGGAAAGTTAGCATTGTTTGCGTGAGCTACAATCAAGTCCCAGTCCTAAGCGATGCCGAATTTGAGGCTATTAAAGACAATACAAGCATGCTTGGCAAAAAGGCTTTCACCACAGAATACACCTCGGCAATCGCGCGAGCCAAAGCCTATGAGGTCGGCGATGAGCCTACTATGAAAAAGGCGATGAAACTACTTTGCGAAAAGTATTGCAAAGAGTATATGAGCGCCTTTGAAACAGCCATAAACGGGCAGTTTCATCGTATGAAAATTTATGAGTTTAAAATCCAAAGCGTGAGTGCAAAAGCCAAAAAAATCAAATAA
- a CDS encoding HypC/HybG/HupF family hydrogenase formation chaperone, whose protein sequence is MCLSIPSKVISIDENNFATVETLGVKRGVSLDLISEPVSVGDFVLIHVGFAMEKIDTAVALESLKIYEQIAEEMNSGEISADEGDMGLANLK, encoded by the coding sequence ATGTGCCTTTCAATCCCGTCAAAAGTGATTTCAATAGATGAAAATAATTTCGCGACCGTCGAAACGCTAGGTGTAAAGCGTGGCGTGAGCTTGGATCTGATTTCTGAGCCAGTTAGCGTTGGAGATTTCGTGCTTATTCATGTGGGCTTTGCGATGGAAAAAATCGACACAGCCGTCGCCTTAGAGAGCTTGAAAATTTACGAACAAATCGCCGAAGAGATGAATAGTGGCGAAATTTCGGCAGATGAGGGCGATATGGGGCTAGCGAATTTAAAATAA
- a CDS encoding alanine/glycine:cation symporter family protein has translation MENFIKIVTDINSFIWGPYFLIALLCGTGVYFTIRLKFVQILKFKLAGNRLLGDFSLHGKKAGKHGMSSFQAISTAIAAQVGTGNLVGASTALIMGGPGAIFWMWLAAFFGMATNFAEICLAQIYRSKDKSGHIIGGPAFYISRGIGGKFGKILAVVFAIAIILALGCMGNMVQANAISDGFSKAFNIDKVYIGEILAVVCAIIFIGGVRAIARVAEKVVPLMAILYILVGFSIICANISELPGAISLIFKAAFDPSAAWGGATGASIAMAMRYGVARGLFSNEAGMGSTPHAHAAANVAHPVDQAMLGIMSVFIDTFIVLNITVFVILTSGVVEFGADGKAVFSGIALVQEAFSSNFLGRELGYSFVAICLLFFAFTTIMGWYYFAEINIRYLLGPKGVKFLQLLVIGFVFMGSLLKIDLVWELADLFNGLMVIPNLIAILLLSGIVVRLLRDFDAGKAYNASDYIKG, from the coding sequence ATGGAAAATTTTATCAAAATCGTAACCGACATAAACTCATTTATCTGGGGGCCATACTTTCTCATAGCCCTTCTTTGCGGAACTGGCGTGTATTTTACAATCAGATTAAAATTCGTTCAAATTTTGAAATTCAAGCTTGCCGGAAATAGACTTTTGGGCGATTTTTCGCTCCATGGTAAAAAGGCGGGCAAACACGGTATGAGCTCGTTTCAGGCGATTTCGACTGCGATTGCGGCGCAGGTGGGCACGGGCAATCTAGTCGGAGCTTCGACTGCGCTTATTATGGGCGGACCTGGGGCGATTTTTTGGATGTGGTTGGCTGCGTTTTTTGGTATGGCGACAAATTTCGCCGAAATCTGTCTAGCTCAAATTTATCGCTCAAAGGATAAAAGTGGCCATATCATAGGCGGACCTGCGTTTTATATTTCGCGCGGTATTGGCGGGAAATTTGGCAAAATTTTGGCTGTGGTTTTTGCCATAGCGATAATCTTAGCGCTTGGTTGTATGGGAAATATGGTGCAAGCAAACGCCATTTCAGACGGATTTAGCAAGGCTTTTAATATCGACAAGGTCTATATTGGCGAAATTTTGGCTGTGGTTTGCGCGATAATCTTTATCGGCGGTGTCAGGGCAATCGCGCGCGTAGCCGAAAAGGTCGTCCCGCTTATGGCGATTTTATACATTTTGGTGGGATTTAGCATAATCTGCGCTAATATCTCAGAGCTTCCTGGCGCTATTTCGCTGATTTTCAAAGCTGCCTTTGATCCAAGCGCTGCATGGGGCGGTGCGACGGGGGCTAGTATCGCTATGGCTATGAGATATGGCGTGGCCAGGGGACTATTTAGCAACGAAGCTGGTATGGGCTCTACCCCTCACGCTCACGCCGCTGCTAATGTCGCTCACCCAGTCGATCAAGCAATGCTAGGCATTATGAGCGTTTTTATAGATACATTTATCGTGCTAAATATCACGGTTTTTGTGATACTGACCTCGGGCGTGGTGGAGTTTGGGGCTGATGGCAAGGCTGTATTTAGCGGGATTGCGCTCGTGCAAGAGGCGTTTTCGTCGAATTTTTTGGGCAGGGAGCTTGGATATAGCTTCGTGGCGATTTGTCTTTTGTTTTTCGCATTTACTACGATTATGGGCTGGTATTATTTCGCTGAGATAAATATCCGCTATCTGCTTGGACCAAAAGGGGTGAAATTTTTACAGCTTTTGGTTATCGGCTTTGTTTTTATGGGCTCACTGCTTAAAATCGACCTTGTTTGGGAGCTAGCCGATCTTTTTAATGGACTTATGGTGATTCCAAACCTGATTGCGATTTTGCTTTTAAGTGGCATTGTAGTGCGCTTACTGCGGGATTTTGACGCGGGCAAGGCATACAACGCCAGTGATTACATTAAAGGCTAA
- a CDS encoding FtsW/RodA/SpoVE family cell cycle protein, translated as MRTDQWLFYFTVALITIGIVFSLSLTSYTTLASDTEPLYFFKKQWIFGMFSIFLMWGLSQFNPDKVLTPFCMVLWVVSGLVMISMGFMPKSIVSEVNGAARWIKIAGISIAPVEFFKVGFIYFLAWSFSRKMNHTKKTVWQEIKIWVPYVFLFAIFGIVIAIGQKDLGQVAVLAATMICMSFFAGTSMRLVGIVVGIIGILGYTFVVTSPHRIVRIRSWWAGVQDTITPFLSPETAAKVRVDDANMPYQVGHSLNAINNGELLGAGLGQGSFKLGYLSEVHTDFVLAGIAEEIGFFGILGVVLLFSAMLARVFRIASKSVNSVYFLFGLGIAFMLFFSFCLNSYGITGLIPMKGIAVPFLSYGGSHVIAASMAVGFILMISKRANLRS; from the coding sequence TTGAGAACAGATCAGTGGCTGTTTTATTTCACGGTTGCATTAATCACCATAGGCATTGTATTTTCGCTATCCTTGACCTCATATACCACGCTTGCAAGCGATACTGAGCCACTATATTTTTTCAAAAAACAATGGATATTTGGTATGTTTAGCATTTTCCTTATGTGGGGGCTTTCGCAGTTTAACCCAGATAAGGTTTTAACGCCGTTTTGTATGGTTTTGTGGGTGGTCTCTGGGCTAGTGATGATCTCAATGGGCTTCATGCCTAAATCAATCGTATCAGAGGTAAATGGAGCGGCTAGGTGGATAAAAATCGCAGGCATTAGTATCGCTCCGGTGGAATTTTTCAAAGTCGGCTTTATATATTTTTTGGCGTGGAGTTTCTCGCGCAAGATGAACCACACTAAAAAAACGGTTTGGCAAGAGATTAAAATTTGGGTTCCGTATGTCTTTCTTTTCGCGATTTTTGGCATAGTTATCGCCATAGGACAAAAGGACCTTGGTCAAGTGGCTGTTTTGGCTGCGACGATGATATGTATGTCGTTTTTCGCTGGAACTAGCATGAGGTTAGTTGGCATAGTGGTGGGAATAATCGGCATTTTGGGTTATACCTTTGTCGTTACTAGTCCGCACAGAATTGTGAGAATTCGCTCATGGTGGGCTGGCGTGCAAGACACTATCACTCCGTTTCTCTCCCCGGAAACAGCCGCTAAGGTTCGCGTAGATGATGCGAATATGCCTTACCAAGTCGGCCACTCGCTAAATGCCATAAACAACGGCGAGCTTTTGGGTGCTGGGCTAGGGCAGGGAAGCTTCAAGCTGGGCTATCTTAGCGAGGTGCATACTGACTTCGTGCTAGCTGGCATTGCCGAGGAAATCGGATTTTTTGGAATTCTTGGCGTTGTTTTGCTCTTTTCTGCGATGCTTGCTAGGGTCTTTCGCATAGCCTCAAAATCCGTAAATAGCGTATATTTTCTCTTTGGGCTTGGCATTGCTTTTATGCTATTTTTCTCATTTTGTCTAAATTCTTACGGAATTACTGGGTTAATCCCTATGAAGGGTATCGCTGTGCCGTTTCTAAGCTATGGCGGAAGCCATGTCATAGCTGCTTCAATGGCGGTTGGATTTATACTTATGATTAGCAAACGCGCAAATTTAAGGAGCTGA
- the htpG gene encoding molecular chaperone HtpG — protein sequence MAKKKFKTEVNDLLNLMIHSLYSNKEIFLRELVSNASDALDKLNYLCLTDEAYKALSYTPRIEISLDSENKILKISDNGIGMNEGELETNLGTIARSGTKGFMANLSGDAAKDSNLIGQFGVGFYSAFMVADSIDVISRKALEDEAFKWSSNAENYTIEPCEKDSFGTDIILHLKDDEFANLARLEGIIKKYSNHIPYPIFGQKEEYIPGEDGAQGHSETKVVQLNSASALWQLPKSSLKQSDYDDFYKQISHDSADPLFHIHTKAEGVHEYTTLFYVPSNEPFDLYRVDYQSGVKLYVKRVFITDDAKELLPVYLRFVRGVIDVEDLPLNVSREILQENRILAHVKEQSVKKILGELAKMLKNDREKYEKFYALFGKVLKEGLYGFGPDKAEISHLALFKSNLREGLISLDEYKARMSEQNAEQKEIYFITGKDAKMLKNSPLLEDFNARGVEVLLCDDEIDAVVMPGLFEFDGTAIKSVTSVKSAEQNEEQSAWALEVAAKFKECLQERVKDVKISTRLTNSLSCLVFDESDPDYATQQILRQMGQTNLPEFKPILEINAKHEIIKKLENNKTMIASVARLAFDLAKLGETQSVDDPGAFIANINELVAKAL from the coding sequence ATGGCAAAGAAAAAATTCAAAACAGAGGTCAATGATTTATTAAATTTAATGATTCACTCGCTGTATTCAAACAAGGAAATTTTCCTTCGTGAGCTCGTATCTAACGCCTCAGACGCGCTTGATAAGCTAAATTATCTATGCCTTACCGATGAGGCTTACAAGGCTTTAAGCTACACGCCACGCATTGAAATTTCGCTCGATAGCGAGAATAAAATTTTAAAAATTTCAGACAATGGTATCGGTATGAACGAGGGCGAGTTAGAGACTAATCTAGGCACGATTGCGAGATCTGGCACAAAGGGATTTATGGCGAATTTGAGCGGAGATGCCGCCAAAGATAGCAACCTAATCGGGCAGTTTGGCGTGGGGTTTTATTCGGCGTTTATGGTCGCAGATAGTATCGATGTCATCTCGCGCAAAGCCCTTGAAGACGAGGCTTTCAAATGGTCATCGAACGCCGAAAACTACACAATCGAGCCTTGCGAAAAAGATAGCTTTGGCACTGATATAATCTTGCATTTAAAAGACGATGAATTTGCGAATTTGGCGCGATTAGAGGGCATTATCAAAAAATACTCCAATCATATCCCATACCCGATTTTTGGGCAAAAAGAGGAGTATATCCCTGGCGAGGACGGTGCGCAGGGTCATAGCGAGACCAAGGTCGTGCAGCTAAACTCGGCTAGTGCGCTTTGGCAACTGCCAAAATCATCGCTAAAACAGAGCGATTATGACGACTTTTATAAACAAATCAGCCACGATAGCGCAGATCCGCTATTTCATATCCATACCAAAGCAGAGGGCGTGCATGAATACACGACGCTGTTTTATGTGCCATCAAACGAGCCTTTTGATTTATACCGCGTGGATTATCAAAGTGGCGTCAAACTCTATGTCAAGCGCGTATTTATCACAGATGACGCCAAAGAGCTTTTGCCTGTGTATTTGCGCTTCGTGCGTGGCGTGATAGATGTGGAAGATCTGCCACTAAATGTAAGCCGTGAAATTCTGCAAGAAAACCGCATTTTGGCCCATGTCAAGGAACAAAGTGTAAAGAAAATTTTAGGCGAATTAGCCAAAATGCTAAAAAACGACCGCGAAAAATATGAGAAATTTTACGCGCTTTTTGGCAAAGTGCTAAAAGAGGGCTTGTATGGATTCGGCCCTGATAAGGCTGAGATTAGCCACCTAGCGCTGTTTAAGTCAAATTTACGCGAGGGGCTAATCAGCCTAGATGAATATAAGGCGCGTATGAGCGAGCAAAACGCGGAGCAAAAAGAGATTTATTTCATCACTGGCAAAGACGCGAAAATGCTGAAAAACTCGCCACTTTTGGAGGATTTTAACGCTAGGGGTGTGGAGGTTTTGCTCTGCGATGATGAGATTGATGCTGTGGTTATGCCGGGACTTTTCGAGTTTGATGGCACGGCAATCAAGAGCGTAACTAGTGTAAAAAGCGCCGAGCAAAACGAAGAGCAAAGCGCGTGGGCGCTGGAAGTGGCGGCGAAATTTAAAGAGTGTTTGCAAGAACGCGTAAAAGATGTGAAAATCTCCACTCGTCTGACAAACTCGCTTTCTTGCCTTGTCTTTGACGAGAGCGATCCAGACTACGCCACACAGCAAATTTTGCGCCAAATGGGGCAGACGAATTTGCCTGAGTTTAAGCCGATTTTGGAAATCAACGCAAAGCATGAGATCATCAAAAAGTTAGAAAATAATAAAACTATGATTGCTAGCGTGGCGCGTTTGGCTTTTGATTTGGCTAAGCTAGGCGAGACCCAAAGCGTCGATGATCCGGGCGCTTTTATCGCCAATATCAACGAACTAGTCGCAAAAGCTCTGTAA
- the hypB gene encoding hydrogenase nickel incorporation protein HypB, with translation MCKDCGCSIAGHTYSHTHSDGVTHTHEHNHAHAHSHGEAYEHEHGEIHGDHAHPVLNDKKTVEVITKILSANDAEAAHIREHFDEDGILCVNLMSSPGSGKTTLLEATIKSGKFKIGVIEGDLETNRDADRVLQAGARAHQITTGQACHLDAFMVHEGLHHLDTTGLDLVFIENVGNLVCPASYDVGAHANVVLLSVTEGSDKVAKYPVMFRAADLVVVTKHSLIEHFDFSVEEVVKEVRKLNPKASVIALDSKTGEGVDKWLKFLEFKKEFR, from the coding sequence ATGTGTAAAGATTGCGGATGTTCTATCGCAGGACACACTTACAGCCACACGCACTCTGACGGAGTTACGCACACTCACGAGCATAACCACGCTCATGCTCACTCTCATGGAGAGGCGTACGAGCACGAGCACGGCGAAATTCACGGCGACCACGCACACCCTGTGCTAAATGATAAAAAAACCGTTGAAGTAATCACGAAAATTTTATCTGCAAATGACGCCGAAGCAGCGCATATCAGAGAGCATTTCGACGAGGACGGGATTTTGTGCGTAAATTTGATGAGTAGCCCAGGAAGTGGCAAAACAACGCTACTAGAAGCTACTATCAAAAGCGGTAAATTTAAAATCGGCGTAATCGAGGGCGATTTAGAAACCAATCGCGACGCCGATCGCGTATTGCAAGCAGGCGCGCGCGCTCATCAAATCACCACAGGACAAGCATGTCATTTAGACGCATTTATGGTGCATGAAGGGCTTCATCACCTCGATACCACTGGGCTTGATTTGGTTTTCATAGAAAATGTCGGAAATCTCGTCTGCCCTGCAAGCTACGATGTCGGCGCACACGCAAATGTCGTGCTTCTAAGCGTAACTGAGGGAAGCGACAAGGTCGCAAAATATCCTGTTATGTTTAGGGCTGCGGATTTGGTCGTGGTAACCAAACACTCGTTAATCGAGCATTTTGATTTTAGCGTCGAAGAGGTAGTCAAAGAGGTGCGAAAACTAAACCCAAAAGCAAGTGTTATTGCGCTTGATAGCAAAACAGGCGAGGGCGTGGATAAGTGGCTAAAATTTTTGGAATTTAAAAAGGAATTTAGATAA